In Populus alba chromosome 4, ASM523922v2, whole genome shotgun sequence, the genomic window ttttattttgctgCAGCTCTTGCTCCTGGTTCTCTATTTGGGCTTGCTACCTTTAGCCACAAAATGGGGTTGTATGATGTTCAAGGGCCCATTCCAGTTGTAAAGAATGTTTTTATTCCTCCTGATATGGAAGGAACCCTTCCAACTGAGCTCGAAGATGTCATGCCTTTGTCACAATTCTTGGCCCCTGTATGCTAGGCACACTGTTTTATGTTTTggcattttttatttcatttattcatTTGTTGCTCTTGATAAAGCTAAATGGGAAATAAGAAATCACTCATGTAACCAAACTGATGTTTAATAGAATGCATAGTTGagttaactttatatttttcatccttttattttcattgagtGGTTGTAATGTTCTCAAACGGGGTTTGGCAGTTTAATTGCCAGGTTTTGCCTTACTTAATGTTGGCACCATCCTAAGTTCAGTGTTGTGCTGCAGGTGGAAACCTGTAAAGACCGTATTACTGCTGCACTTGACACTCTCAGACCAACAACCTCATGGGAGAGAACCACAGGTGCAGGACAAGGACTAGATGGAGTTCTAATGGGCGGGCGAGGTTTTGGTGTGGCAATGGAAGCCCTGTTCAAATACCTTGGGTCAGAATATGGAAATACATTTGCTTTAGGTACATGATGCATGGAGTTCGTCTTATAAAGGCATCCTTTGTCTTTTGTATATTGAAGATGTGCACAAATGCTTGTCGTTTTTGTTATTGATTGCAGCTAGAGTTTTTGCTTTCATATCCGGTCCTCCTGATTATGGTGCTGGGCAATTAGATACAAGAAGGTATGGTGAACAATATGCTAGTAAAGGAGAGGATGCAGACAGGGCTTTGCTTCCAGAGCAGACTCCATTTTACAAAGATCTGGTAATCTCGTTGCCTTCAATTATATTCAACATTGCAAGTTTTAGGAAATGTGAGCATTGACAAATATTTTTCAGGCAGCTGTGGCTGTCCAAGCAGGTGTTTGTGTGGACATATTTGCTGTAACAAATGAATATACGGATCTGGCATCCCTCAAGTTTCTTAGTATTGAAAGTGGAGGCACATTGTTTCTCTATTCAAACACTGACGACTCAACACTTCCTCAGGATATGTGAGTACAGGGTACAATAGTAATTAGTATAAGATACATGAATTCCTAGCTCCTTTCTTGTTATGTAACATCAATGAACTGGTAGCATAATTTTAATTGCAAAATGAGTGCAATGAACATCTGGTGTTTGTTCTAAGATGTACAATTTTACATGTTTAACTAGTAAGacgaataaataatttttatgtaataGATACTGGTCTGCTGTTTTACTTGAAGATGTAAGTTTATAATCCTTTTGTAGTGGTTCTATTATCCACATGTGATTTTATGTGCTATCCTTTTGAAGGTATCGGATGCTCAGTCGACCATATGCTTTTGGTTGCATACTGCGATTGAGGACATCTTCTGAATTCAAACCTGGTCATTCTGTAAGtgatattcattttaatttgagtttgttGAGCACAGGGTactatgtcttttttttatgtgctcGAAATATTTCCTGCACCTGCAGTATGGACATTTCTTCCCAGATCCACAGTATGAGAATGTTCAACACATTATTTGCTGCGATTCTTTTGCCACATATGCTTATGACTTTGATTTTACAAGTGCTACTGGATTTTCCAGGTATCCATCTATTTCTGAGAGCCAATATACTATGATCTTTTGTTGGCTAAATGTCATTGGAACTTGACTACTGTATCAATCTGTATAGAAATATCTAGCAAAGTTCATTTAGATCCCATGAAATGATTTCTTCACAGTTTGTTGGGTTGAGTATGTTCAACTTCAAGCAAATACTATTGTAATCTGAATGGTATTGCCCTAACTGAATCTGGTGGACCTGCTTGGTGTAAACAtctcttcatttatttatttagataagAGACATGACCAACTTACAATGTAAAGATGGATACAAGCTAAAAGCAACTGTCCTgttcaaaaaaggaaaaaaaagcgaAAATAACTGCTGTCAGAAGACATCTTGGAGTTCAACTATTAATCGGCAGTGATGTGGTGATATTAGATTTCTGTTTGGCCACTTATATTCAAAACTTATGAGTGCATCTTGTCATATCCATTGCAATATTATTTAATCTTATGCTGATAAGTCACAAATTAACTGTTGAATGCCACCTGCTCCTTCTGTGGTCAACCATAAAGTCTATCAAGGAACAGTTCAGTCACTTTTCAGCTAGTTAAGGAGTAGAGAATTGCCCACTATAGTTCATTGGTTTATCCAGTGTCTTAGATCTTTCACTTGAGTTGATGTTATCTCTCACAAAACTGCATGTACTCAGTGTGCAAACAAATATTTGGATTTGGTGGACGAGGATGGAGGATCGATATGTTCCTTATCTCCTGTAACTTGATATGGGAACTTTCCACTTGTTATTGCTCTTAAGATGGGACactttcataagattcatgtgTTGCCTTCTCAAACTATCATTCTGACCGACAATTCCCTGGTTGGCTGGACTTGGTTTTTAGGCctcctgtttttatttattccaCCTCACTCTTGCTCGCTTGCTCACTTCCTTTTGTATGCTTTTGTAACTCATCAAATGTTATTGAGTTTGTTTGAGTTTCTTTTcagtaattaaattataaattgcaCTTTGAAAGGCAATGGCTTCATTATTTTTGCAGATATGCATCAGAACAACCAGTACTACAGATAGCATTTCAATACACAGTTATTGTGCCTCCTGAGGAGCTCTCATCTCCAAGATTGGTTTCTGCTACTAGGTATGACAAAGCTGATGTAGCtattgaatattttgttttggtatGAATGGCCGGTCTTGCATAATATATTGTTGATGCACCATAAGGTTCTTGCAAGcattttattgcattttcatcactttttgGGCTAATCTTGGTTTGTTGTATGTTTATGCAGAGGCAAGCATTTGCTTAAACGTCGATTAAGAATCAGAACTTTGCAATTTGGTACTGCTAGGAATATGAATGAACTTTATGACAATGTTGATTCTGAAGTTGTTCTATCAATACTTGTCCACAAGGTATCCCCCCATTTCTTGCATAATAACAATctgttggaagaaaaaaaacaaaggtatTTGATTCTGTTAGTGAACCTAGGGGTATTTAGTATCTTGGTCATAATCATAGCAggcaataaaataaagaaaacagtGATCAACGTGaatcaaaataatcaaacaataaaCAGGGCGTATGCAAGAGAGAAATGCTAATTTCTTATATAATTCACCCCATCCTAAGGCCTGGTTGTAGTTTTGCTGTGTATGGCTTACTTCCTGAAAGAACTCCTAGCCAGTAATTTGCGCAACATGGGCAATCCTCCTCCCTTATTCTCCCCCATTCCTGGCACGAGTATGATTTGCTCTGTTCTCTCTCAATAACAATGACTTTTCTCCTTAGGCTAATTGATTGTACATTTATTCATCATCGGTTAATTATGCAACTTGTTGACTCTAGGTTATATTAGCCTCTTTGGAGCAAGGAGTCCGGGAGGGCAGGATGTTGCTTCATGATTGGCTCGTAATCCTCACTGCTCAGTATAATGATGCCTATAAAATTGTCCAGTTTAAGAATGGTGGTTCATTAACTGCTCAGGTAGATGCTGCATTTTCACAGTGCCCACAACTGCAGCCCTTGCCTCGCCTAGTTTTTGCTTTgcttcgaaatcctcttcttcgCTTCCATGAAGAAGGTGTTCATCCTGACTACCGGATATACCTCCAATGCCTTTTTAGGTACGCCATGTTTACATTTGACTTGCTATATTTAATATGCCTGGGGATTGGGTTAGTGTTTTAGAAAACCCACAAGGAGGGAGGAGGTGGGGGTTTCTATTCAGctgttgaattattattatggCAATGTCAGAACTGAATTGAAAACAGTGAACTATTGATGAGTTTAGAAGCACATGGAGGCTGTGTTTATTAGATAAACATAATGTCACAGAAAATGTCCAGTGGTCTTCTTCAACAGGACACCTTCCCCACCCCTGTTTTGGGGTGGGGAAGAATGTTGCAGTTAAAACCTAATTtgcattttgtattttatcatCCTTGGTGTCTataactgtttttatttttcgtgCATAAGGTCAAACTTTGGACTTCTATACTTTTTATTGCAATTAACTTTTCTTGTGGACATCACCGTCCATTACCTTTCTCTTTGTTGATCATTCAATGGCTTTGAGGGAGTGGGTGAACTTGTAACTTCTCTTTAGAGGAGAGGTTGGCCGTCAATGAGGCCATGCTTTGGCAACTTTAAATGTGTTACTTGAGAATTAACCCTACTTTTCTTTTGTATGAGAAATTAGTAGCCTCACTTCTCTTAAACTTTTCTTGCTGCAGTGCACTGGAACCAAGTTCCCTTCATCGTGCTATATATCCAGTATTGACATCATATTCTACACCAGATAAACAAGCTTATCCTCGCCACTCTTTGAGTCGTGCTGCACTGATTACCAGTGATAGTCCAATATTTTTCCTTGACGCATTTACAACtttaattgtgttctattcTTCTACAGCAGACCCAGCACTTCCTTTTCCTCCACCCCAAGACTGTaagttgtttttatcatttaggTCTGGTTTTATGCAGAAGAAATTATTCTTCAAAGAATATCCTTGATTCTGTTTTTAAGACACAATGCACTCTTACCAGGTTTATTGAGGAGCACGATTAACAAACTGAAGCAAGAAAGGAGTATCACTCCGAAATTGATTTTTATCCGGGGAGGGCAGGATGATGCCTCTGCTTTTGAGAACTACCTCATTGAGGAACAGCATGTTGATGGTAGTGGCTTTGCTAGTGTCGTGGGTTTTGTGTCTTTCCTTGAAGACGTAATCCAGAGCGTGTTGGAATACATGAAATAGAAGATGAGATTGGAACCTGCTCATGATTTACCAGGCACAGGAAAAGGCACGTCGTCATTCATGGAAGAAATGTGCATTTGTACACAATCCACTTGCAGGTCAGAACTCTGATTCGCCTATCGAGATTTGAAAGTGCTGTATCATCCTGGATTCAAAGTGGTGGATTGTTGATCATCAATTGCCTACTTTAACCCGTTGGAAATTCCTTTCAATCGCAAATTATATCAAGTCAAACTCTGGAATATACTCATCAtctttataattcaaaattgcAGTCATGGGAGATCTGTCCTACTTCTTGATTAGATTATGAATACACAGGTTAATCAAATTGTACTGTGAGTTGCTTTCTtcaaggtttttcttttctttttccccatCGTGTAGTAATCGGATCAGTCTGTTAGATTGAGAAAACGGTAGATAGATTTCCGGGAGTAATCATTTCAATTTGTTGGCTCGGTTGCTCAAGATCATAGGAAGAGGAAGTAACTGTTATGTTCAGAGTCAGAGGTGGTTTTGTGGGTAAGTGCACCTGTGTTATTCCAGGTCAACATTTAAAG contains:
- the LOC118038933 gene encoding protein transport protein SEC23 D, which encodes MAVRATMSRFPMEEDVQESSGIPWGITVKPFASKDENGLSPVYGSNGDLLPRCENCYAYFNTYCELDQWAWNCSLCGTLNGLESQAIARYSHPQSCAEMMSSFIDLELPMEGSDEEMMQACPVYVAAVDLSSSEEFLELTKSALQAALEALAPGSLFGLATFSHKMGLYDVQGPIPVVKNVFIPPDMEGTLPTELEDVMPLSQFLAPVETCKDRITAALDTLRPTTSWERTTGAGQGLDGVLMGGRGFGVAMEALFKYLGSEYGNTFALARVFAFISGPPDYGAGQLDTRRYGEQYASKGEDADRALLPEQTPFYKDLAAVAVQAGVCVDIFAVTNEYTDLASLKFLSIESGGTLFLYSNTDDSTLPQDMYRMLSRPYAFGCILRLRTSSEFKPGHSYGHFFPDPQYENVQHIICCDSFATYAYDFDFTSATGFSRYASEQPVLQIAFQYTVIVPPEELSSPRLVSATRGKHLLKRRLRIRTLQFGTARNMNELYDNVDSEVVLSILVHKVILASLEQGVREGRMLLHDWLVILTAQYNDAYKIVQFKNGGSLTAQVDAAFSQCPQLQPLPRLVFALLRNPLLRFHEEGVHPDYRIYLQCLFSALEPSSLHRAIYPVLTSYSTPDKQAYPRHSLSRAALITSDSPIFFLDAFTTLIVFYSSTADPALPFPPPQDCLLRSTINKLKQERSITPKLIFIRGGQDDASAFENYLIEEQHVDGSGFASVVGFVSFLEDVIQSVLEYMK